A genomic segment from Neodiprion lecontei isolate iyNeoLeco1 chromosome 1, iyNeoLeco1.1, whole genome shotgun sequence encodes:
- the LOC107222756 gene encoding probable phosphoserine aminotransferase, with protein MTDTANNSSSGVINFGAGPGKLPRKVLKDVQDELLSYANTKISVLELSHRSGDFKKIIEDAQASVRDLLKIPDNYKVLFLQGGGTGMFAAVPLNLLNEAGTTDYIVTGSWSAKAAKEAAKYAKVNLVLPKVNKYTDIPDPSTWNLNPKASYVYYCANETVHGIEFNYVPEVGDVPLVADMSSNMLSRPIDISKFAVIFAGAQKNIGPAGVTLVIVRDDVLGHPKSICPSVLDFSIMATDNSVHNTPPTFQIYVVGRVFDWIKENGGVEGMEKLAIAKSKAIYDVIDNSNGFYHCPIRRDARSRMNIPFRIGGDDEDLENTFLTGASARGMLQLKGHRSVGGIRASLYNAVTMEDVQALVTYMNYFYRLHRKQKD; from the exons ATGACGGACACGGCGAATAACTCCTCCTCTGGTGTCATCAACTTCGGCGCAGGCCCAGGAAAACTTCCGCGAAAG GTACTGAAAGACGTGCAAGACGAACTCCTTAGCTATGCCAACACTAAAATCAGCGTTCTCGAGCTCAGCCATAGGTCAGGTGATTTCAAGAAAATCATTGAAGACGCTCAAGCAAGCGTACGGGATCTCTT AAAAATTCCGGATAACTACAAGGTCTTATTTCTTCAAGGAGGTGGAACTGGTATGTTCGCAGCTGTGCCTTTGAATCTACTAAACGAAGCGGGAACAACTGACTATATTGTTACTG GTTCGTGGTCTGCTAAGGCAGCCAAAGAAGCAGCAAAATATGCTAAAGTGAACTTGGTACTTCCCAAGGTCAACAAGTACACAGATATCCCCGATCCATCAACTTGGAATTTGAATCCAAAAGCTTCTTACGTTTATTACTGTGCCAACGAAACGGTTcatg GCATCGAGTTTAACTACGTCCCTGAAGTTGGGGATGTTCCTTTGGTAGCTGATATGTCCTCAAATATGTTGTCCCGTCCGATTGACATTtcaaag TTTGCAGTCATATTTGCTGGTGCTCAGAAGAACATCGGACCAGCAGGTGTTACTCTTGTCATAGTCCGCGATGACGTGCTTGGACATCCTAAATCAATCTGCCCATCAGTATTGGACTTCTCTATCATGGCAACGGATAATTCTGTCCATAATACACCACCAACATTCCA AATATACGTTGTGGGTCGAGTTTTCGACTGGATTAAGGAAAACGGTGGAGTCGAAGGCATGGAGAAACTGGCGATAGCAAAGAGCAAAGCTATATATGATGTGATCGATAACTCAAATGGATTTTATCACTGCCCGATAAGACGTGATGCTCGTAGCCGAATGAATATTCCATTCAGAATTGGTGGCGATGACGAAGACTTGGAAAATACTTTCTTAACTGGGGCTTCAGCTCGTGGAATGCTTCAGCTCAAGGGTCACAG ATCCGTTGGTGGTATACGTGCCTCATTGTACAACGCAGTGACTATGGAAGATGTCCAAGCATTAGTAACCtacatgaattatttttaccgtcTACATCGCAAACAGAAAGACTAG